ACTTTGGTGAAACGCCTGTGTCAATATCTATTTCTGATGAAATTGTTAAAAATGGTCAAGTGTTGGTTACTAACTATCCAGCGCAACCTGTTTCGGGGAAAATGCTTTTGAAACCCTATGAAAGTTTTGCAATTGCGTACTAAATAAAAAACAACTGCTCAAGTACTTAGTATTTGAGCAGTTGTTTTAAGTTGTTTGTCGCCGTGCAAATTCATCAAACTGAAATTGATCAGGTCTATGTCTTGCAATAGTGCGTTGAAAATAGGTTGTGTCAGTTAGGTGACCTTGGCTTTCAACTTGGATTAATCGATTTTCGTCCTCAGGCAAGCCGACTAATAATTTGCGATCCATTGCTGTGACTAGTTCAGCAGTAATTGTTTTTTCAGCATAGGCAACCGACAAGTGTAGGATATTCTCAATATAAGCATAAATAGAATGCTTAGCTATGTCTTTAGTGAGACCGGGAACAATGTCTGCACGGATATAATCTTCGTCAATGACACTATAAATACCGTCGATAATTCGAACACGAATAATATGATATAAAGGCGTGCCAACAGGAAATAAAGTTGTTTTCTGAGTCTTTTTTGTGACGGTAAGATATTCGAATACAGGAACCTCAGTAACAACATGGAAGTGTTGCAGCTCTTCCAATTCATGAAAACTGGTGAGCCCACTTATTGGAAAGTGGCGTAACTGATGAGAAATGACTTGTGAACCTTTACCACGCTGTTTTTGAATAAGCCCTTCTTCGTCTAGTTTTGCGAGCGCTTTACGGATTGTATCGCGAGATGTTTGAAATTGAGTGACCAACTCATTTTCGCTAGGTAGAAAAGAACCAGCGGGGTAAGTATGGTCACGAATGTCATCTTTAATCTGCTGATATATTTTAAAATATAATGGGATCATGTTGAACCTTTAGGATTCTGGATTTGGTGTAGTTAATGCATTGTTACGAATAAAACTGCGGAATTTTTTGAACGTATCAGCGAACAATTCGTCTGGTTCAATATTGAGCATTTCCTTTGGAAAAAAGAATCGCTGATCTATTGAGGCTTTACCTTTAATAGCAGCAACTAATGTGGACATATCTGATAATTCACGATGTGAACCATCGGCTAACAAAAAGTCAATTTGTGTCCTTGGCTTGGCGACATTTGGTTTGTAATCATCATAAGGCAGATCATAAGCATTATTGCGTGCCGTGTAAAATCTAGGATTAAATCCAGCATTATCCACAAGCTGCTCGAGTTCTTCAAGTAGTGGAGCTGTTTCATCGGTGATTTCCATTGATTTTAGCGGGCGGCGTCCCATGAAACGTTGTGATAAATCAGACAAAATAGGATCAGAATGTGATTGCCAAATATTAATATATGTCATAAAAACATTGTCATCGAGCTTTAAATATTCAGATAAGGTTAGTTTTTTGTCGCTAAATAAAGGCGCTAGTAGTGGACCAACAAAATCATTTTCCGCAAACTCGCTAGTTGTATTAGAGCGATACAGTTCTTGTGCGCGTTGTAGTAAATGTTCTAGCAAAACTTCCATGCCACGAGATACTGGGTGGAAGTAAACTTGTAAATACATTTGATAACGTGAAACAATATAATCCTCAACGGCATGCATACCTGCAATATCAAAGGCGATGCCATCAGGGGTTGGTTGCATAGTGCGTAATATTCGATCAATATCGAATTCACCATATTTTGTACCAGTAAAATAGGCATCACGCAGCAAATAATCCATTCGGTCAACATCAATTTGACTAGAAATTAGTTGAACGACTTGTGGGTTTTCATAAGTTTTCGCGATAACACTGGCAACTTTGTTTGGAAAGTCAGTTGAAACTTGCGCCAAGACACGGTGGATTTCTGTATCACCAGTAATAATCTCACGAGTCATTGCCTCATGATCTGTATGAAATAAATGTTCAAAGGTATGTGAGAAGGCACCGTGACCTATGTCATGAAGCAGTGCGGCAACTAGTGTTAGTAGTCGTTCTTTCGGATTCCAAATATCACTGTAGTATTGTTCAAAGCGCTCCGTGATACGGCGAGCAAGTTCATAGACACCGACTGAATGGCCAAAGCGAGAATGTTCTGCTCCATGAAAAACAGAACTTGTTATACCTAATTGTTTTACACGACGCAACCTTTGAAATTCAGGGGTATTGATGAGATCTAAAATAATAGGATCTTCAATATGTATGAAGTTATGGATTGGATCGCGTAGTACTTTTTCTTTAGGTAATTTTTCTTTTAACATAGTAAGCCCTTTTGCTGTTTCTTATATTATAATAGATTTTAGATTAAAATAGGGGTAAATTATGGCAATTAAAGACCAAACAGACGTTGAAATTCATCTAAAAACGAAAATTCGTCAAGAAAATGATCTTGAAGAGTTTGAATTTCATACAAATGGACAACTTTTTTTGAAAAACAATGCACTTTATTTACGATATACAGAAGTAATTGAGAATCAAAAAACACAAATTATGTTTAAGTTTGAAGAGAACCGTGTACGTATGAATCGATCAGGTGACATTTTAACAAAGTTCTCCTTTGTTAAATCACAGCGTATCCCTGCTTTGTATCAAACACCAACTGGGCAGATGCAGTTGGAAACACTAACTACATTAATGGCGCTAAACATAGATCATGAAGAAACGCGTGGTGAAGTTGCGATTGACTATGTTCTTTATGCTATGCAACAAATTGTTGGACAATATGAAATTCGGTTGCAATTTATGCCCAAATCTAGTATGCTAGATTAGTTAGAAACCCCCGAAAGGACGTAGAACATGTCACTTACAACATTAGGCAATCACCCTAAAGAAGAATTTGCATTGGTTGAAATTGCAACAGCCATTTTGACAGAACATAAAGAAGCGATGCCTTTTAGTTCATTAGTTCAAGAAATCCAGGAATTTTTGGAAATTGATGCAGAGACGTTTAAACCACGTCTTTCACAATTTTATACAGATTTGAACACTGACGGTTCATTCATTTCACTTGGAAATAATGAATGGGCTTTGCGTGCGTGGTATCCAGTTGATGCAATCGACGAATCTATCCATGAGCTCGATGATGAAGAAGATGCTCCTAAGCGTAAAAAGTCAGCTAAAAAGAAAGTTAACGTATTTGCTGATAATGCTTCAGATGACGATGTTATCGATTATAATGACGATGATCCTGAAGACGAAGACTTTGGTGCGGTTACTGATGATGATATAGAGACTGACGACGAAGAAACTGAAGTTGAAAGCGATGATGCTGATAGTAATGAAATTGATTTATCAGATGATGAATCAATCGATGCCAATATGACAGAGTTATCTGGTGGCGATGATCTTGATGATCTGAGTGACGGCGACCAAGAAAAATAATCTAGAATGAAAACTACCTGATAGGTAGTTTTTTTCTATAACAATTCACAAAAAAATTTTAATTTTTGTAAGTAAAAACGGCTATGTGAATGCTTTTTCGGTTAAATGATAAACGTCGATCAAAAAAAGTAATTTAATTTTAAAAAAAGGGTTGCTTTTTGTTTGGAAAGTCTGTATTATATATAAATGTGCTAAGGCATAAGAAATGCTCCTGTAACTCAGTTGGTTAGAGTAGGGGATTTTTAATCCCAAGGTCCTCGGTTCGAATCCGAGCGGGAGCACTGACGTAAAGTTGGCGACCTTTGGGATAATCCATTAAAAAGAATTGTTCGTTCAGAACAATTCTTTTTTTGTATATCAATTAAGATATACAGGGGAAAGTTGTGTTTTAAATACTGGTTAAAACTGACTTTGCAAAATAAGTAAATATAGTGTATTATAGATGAAAACGTTGAAGAGGAAGAGTACTAATAGTTGTTGTTTGAGAGATGTCATGGCTGGTGAAAATGACGCAATGCTGTTTGGAAAACTACCTTGGAAGTGACATACGAGTAGCACGAGTGAAAGTATGACCGGAGTCATTGGTCGTTAACCTGATGAAAGAGTTGAGATGAAGCACAGCTAATAAGGAAGTAATTATTTTTACTTGGCTTTATTTTGAACTATTCATGAGGTGGTACCGTGCAAAAAGCGCCCTTAGATTTAAGATTCTAAGGGCGCTTTTTTATTCGTTTTAAAGAAAAGGAAACTGTCATGGCAGAGAAACAGAATAGAGAACTAAACAGAGACTTATCGTCTCGACAAATGCAAATGATTGCGCTTGGCGGCACAATTGGTGTTGGCTTGTTTATGGGATCAGCATCTACAATCAAGTGGACAGGAGTATCAGTCCTTTTGGCTTATGCAATAGCTGGGTTGGTCTTGTACCTAGTAATGCGTGCTTTGGGAGAAATGCTTTATGTTGATCCCTCTGTGGGATCATTTGCGAACTATGCAACCAAGTATATTCATCCGGTCGCTGGATATTTAACCGTTTGGGCAAATGTTTTTCAGTGGTTAACAGTTGGTGTTAGTGAAACCATTGCTGTAGGAATATATCTAGATTACTGGTTTCCAAATATACCCAGTTGGGTCACTGGAGTAGTCGTATTGGCGATGTTAACTGCCGCAAATTTGGTGACGGTTAAAGCTTATGGTGAAATGGAAACATGGTTCTCACTAATTAAAGTGATTACAATTGTGTTTATGATTATCTTAGGATTGCTAGTCATTGTATTAGGATTTGGGAATCATTGGCATCCAATTGGTTTTTCAAACTTGTGGACACATGGACCTTTTTTTGCAGGTGGTGTGAAAGGGTTCTTCTTCGCCCTATCTATTGTAATTACATCGTACCAAGCGATTGAAATAATCGGTATTACTGCTGGTGAAGCTGATAATCCTCAAGTTGCTATCGTGAAATCAATTAAGTCAATTGTAGCTCGTATACTAATATTCTATATTGGGGCAATTTTTGTTATTATCACAATTTATCCCTGGGACAAATTAGATCAAGTTGGTTCTCCATTCGTTGAGACTTTCTCACGTGTTGGTATTACAGCAGCTGCTGGGATTATTAATTTTGTGATGATGACAGCAGCAATGTCAGCTTTGAACTCTGGAATTTTTTCTTCTAGTCGCATGTTATACACTTTAGCGCTTGGCAAAGAATTATCACCAAGATTCTTAAAGCTATCTAAGCATCGTGTGCCTACATTACCGGTGTTAGCTATTTCAGGCGGAATTCTTTTAGGCATTATTTTAAACGCTGTACTGCCTTTGTTTTGGAATGGAAGTTCAAGTATTTTTGTGTTAGTTTATTCTGCCAGTACATTACCTGGAATGGTGCCTTGGTTTGTTATTTTGTGGAGTCAAATAAAATTCCGAAAAGAAAATGCTAGTCAGATGGTTAACCATCCTTTTAAAATGCCATTTGCACCTTATACAAATTACTTTGCAATTCTGATGTTGCTTGTGACACTTGTATTTATGGTATTCAATCCAGATACTCGTGTGCCACTTTTCATAGGACTCGGATTTTTAATTATTATGACAATTGTTTTTTTTGCAACGAGAAAACATCATCATTCGTTAGATAAAACAAATTAATCAAAAACGCCTAAGGCGTTTTTTTTTCACGCTTGACATTGATATTTTAGTAAACTAAAATTTATACTATGGTTTACTAAAAGGAGAGCGTTATGAAAACACGAGCTTTGGCAACATCAGCTATTATGTTAGCTGTGATTATTGTTATGGGTGCTATTCCTAGCATTCCGTTAGGATTTATTCCCGTTCCAATTGTTTTGCAAAATATGGGTATTATGTTAGCCGGTGTGATTCTTGGTAAAAAATATGGATTCATTACCGTAGTTGGTTTTTTATGTTTAGCTGCATTAGGATTACCAATCCTAAGTGGTGGACATGGCGGTTTTGTTGTTTTCATCGGTCCAACTGCTGGATATTTGTATGCATATCCAGTAGCAGCATTCTTAATTGGTTGGGCAACAGAATGGTTGCGTAAAAATAAAAAGTTTAATTTTGTAACTTTATGGATTGCATTACTGGTATTAGGTGTATTACTTATTGATACGTTGGGTGCTGTGGGACTCAATATTGCCGCGCAGATGCCATTGGATAAGGCATTAATTTATCAAATAGCCTTTTTACCAGGAGATATTATCAAGTCTATTTTTGCAGTGGCAATTGCTGTTGTATTGAACAAAAGAAAGCTTTTACTGTGATTAAAGGAATAAATATTGATCCACAAGGCCGCTGTAAACATTGGCACAGTGAAGTTGACATTGTGGCAAATCGTTGCGCTAAATGCCGAGATTTTTATTCATGCTATCTTTGTCATGATGAATTGACTACTCATGAATTTATGCCAATGCTAATAGACAGCGAAGAAATAGCCGTTATTTGTGGCGTGTGTGAGTATAAAATGACCGCTTCTGTGTATTTGAATTCAGCCTACAAACGTCCAAATTGCCAGCATTTATTTAATCCTGGCTGTGCATTGCATAAAAATACGTATTTCTGTTAAACTGAAATTATGAATACAGCTGAACGACTTTTAGGATACTTTGTTAAACATGAAAGTGAATATTTGAGTGGAGAAACACTGGCTAATCATCTAGGAGTAAGTCGAGCGGCTATTTGGAAAGCTGTTCAAAAACTAAATGAAAATGGACATCAAATAGAAAGTCAACATCGAAAAGGGTATTTATATAAAGAAACAGGTGTGTTAAGTGTTCCGGTTATTAAAACATTAGCTTTCTCTGACTGGGATGTAAAAGTATTTGAACAGTTGAATTCTTCGAATTCATACGCTAAAACGGCATTGGCAGCTGGAGAAATTACCAAGCCTACAGTTATTATTGCTGATCATCAAAAAGCGGCTTACGGACGTTTTAGACGCTCTTTTGTAGCTCAGAGTCAAACAGGTATCTATTTATCTTTTGCTTTACCAGTGAAGGATAATACAAGATTAGATCCTGGCTTACTAACGACGGCAACGGCTGTTGTGGTGAGAAATGTAATAAAAGAGACATTAGGTTGCCAATTATCATTTAAATGGGTTAACGACTTGATTTTTAATAATAAAAAA
The Leuconostoc suionicum genome window above contains:
- a CDS encoding HD domain-containing protein, which codes for MLKEKLPKEKVLRDPIHNFIHIEDPIILDLINTPEFQRLRRVKQLGITSSVFHGAEHSRFGHSVGVYELARRITERFEQYYSDIWNPKERLLTLVAALLHDIGHGAFSHTFEHLFHTDHEAMTREIITGDTEIHRVLAQVSTDFPNKVASVIAKTYENPQVVQLISSQIDVDRMDYLLRDAYFTGTKYGEFDIDRILRTMQPTPDGIAFDIAGMHAVEDYIVSRYQMYLQVYFHPVSRGMEVLLEHLLQRAQELYRSNTTSEFAENDFVGPLLAPLFSDKKLTLSEYLKLDDNVFMTYINIWQSHSDPILSDLSQRFMGRRPLKSMEITDETAPLLEELEQLVDNAGFNPRFYTARNNAYDLPYDDYKPNVAKPRTQIDFLLADGSHRELSDMSTLVAAIKGKASIDQRFFFPKEMLNIEPDELFADTFKKFRSFIRNNALTTPNPES
- a CDS encoding YwiB family protein, producing the protein MAIKDQTDVEIHLKTKIRQENDLEEFEFHTNGQLFLKNNALYLRYTEVIENQKTQIMFKFEENRVRMNRSGDILTKFSFVKSQRIPALYQTPTGQMQLETLTTLMALNIDHEETRGEVAIDYVLYAMQQIVGQYEIRLQFMPKSSMLD
- a CDS encoding biotin transporter BioY; amino-acid sequence: MKTRALATSAIMLAVIIVMGAIPSIPLGFIPVPIVLQNMGIMLAGVILGKKYGFITVVGFLCLAALGLPILSGGHGGFVVFIGPTAGYLYAYPVAAFLIGWATEWLRKNKKFNFVTLWIALLVLGVLLIDTLGAVGLNIAAQMPLDKALIYQIAFLPGDIIKSIFAVAIAVVLNKRKLLL
- a CDS encoding amino acid permease, with product MAEKQNRELNRDLSSRQMQMIALGGTIGVGLFMGSASTIKWTGVSVLLAYAIAGLVLYLVMRALGEMLYVDPSVGSFANYATKYIHPVAGYLTVWANVFQWLTVGVSETIAVGIYLDYWFPNIPSWVTGVVVLAMLTAANLVTVKAYGEMETWFSLIKVITIVFMIILGLLVIVLGFGNHWHPIGFSNLWTHGPFFAGGVKGFFFALSIVITSYQAIEIIGITAGEADNPQVAIVKSIKSIVARILIFYIGAIFVIITIYPWDKLDQVGSPFVETFSRVGITAAAGIINFVMMTAAMSALNSGIFSSSRMLYTLALGKELSPRFLKLSKHRVPTLPVLAISGGILLGIILNAVLPLFWNGSSSIFVLVYSASTLPGMVPWFVILWSQIKFRKENASQMVNHPFKMPFAPYTNYFAILMLLVTLVFMVFNPDTRVPLFIGLGFLIIMTIVFFATRKHHHSLDKTN
- a CDS encoding CHY zinc finger protein, which encodes MIKGINIDPQGRCKHWHSEVDIVANRCAKCRDFYSCYLCHDELTTHEFMPMLIDSEEIAVICGVCEYKMTASVYLNSAYKRPNCQHLFNPGCALHKNTYFC
- a CDS encoding biotin--[acetyl-CoA-carboxylase] ligase: MNTAERLLGYFVKHESEYLSGETLANHLGVSRAAIWKAVQKLNENGHQIESQHRKGYLYKETGVLSVPVIKTLAFSDWDVKVFEQLNSSNSYAKTALAAGEITKPTVIIADHQKAAYGRFRRSFVAQSQTGIYLSFALPVKDNTRLDPGLLTTATAVVVRNVIKETLGCQLSFKWVNDLIFNNKKVGGILTEGVLDIESQSLSSLVVGIGLNIIQPTHLSNELQEKVGGMVPDLFFSRNIIIAKLIDSFSAMIEKYHTGIYLSEYRAHNIVLGHEVTVQFGTQQMNGKAIAIGDKGALILETSDGKTVTISSGEIIKLNICGQAY
- the rpoE gene encoding DNA-directed RNA polymerase subunit delta, which codes for MSLTTLGNHPKEEFALVEIATAILTEHKEAMPFSSLVQEIQEFLEIDAETFKPRLSQFYTDLNTDGSFISLGNNEWALRAWYPVDAIDESIHELDDEEDAPKRKKSAKKKVNVFADNASDDDVIDYNDDDPEDEDFGAVTDDDIETDDEETEVESDDADSNEIDLSDDESIDANMTELSGGDDLDDLSDGDQEK
- the treR gene encoding trehalose operon repressor, whose protein sequence is MIPLYFKIYQQIKDDIRDHTYPAGSFLPSENELVTQFQTSRDTIRKALAKLDEEGLIQKQRGKGSQVISHQLRHFPISGLTSFHELEELQHFHVVTEVPVFEYLTVTKKTQKTTLFPVGTPLYHIIRVRIIDGIYSVIDEDYIRADIVPGLTKDIAKHSIYAYIENILHLSVAYAEKTITAELVTAMDRKLLVGLPEDENRLIQVESQGHLTDTTYFQRTIARHRPDQFQFDEFARRQTT